A region from the Corynebacterium halotolerans YIM 70093 = DSM 44683 genome encodes:
- a CDS encoding GNAT family N-acetyltransferase has product MQDKLGNTVDVHLDRGNHQYVICYPSEAATTVAGLADFQDRDGTEGPERIFFHTEVGEEYGGRGLASLLIRQALLDTTSEGRRIVAVCPFVRSHLEKKGHNGAWREPTPDELAEFDEDER; this is encoded by the coding sequence ATGCAGGACAAACTCGGCAACACCGTCGACGTCCACCTGGACCGCGGGAACCACCAATACGTCATCTGCTACCCCAGCGAGGCCGCCACCACCGTCGCCGGCCTCGCGGACTTCCAGGACCGCGACGGCACGGAGGGCCCGGAGCGCATCTTCTTCCACACCGAGGTCGGCGAGGAGTACGGGGGGCGCGGCCTGGCCTCCCTGCTCATCCGCCAGGCCCTGCTCGACACCACCTCCGAGGGCCGCCGGATCGTCGCCGTCTGCCCCTTCGTCAGAAGCCACCTCGAGAAGAAGGGGCACAACGGGGCCTGGCGCGAGCCCACCCCGGACGAGCTCGCCGAGTTCGACGAGGATGAGCGATGA
- a CDS encoding carboxymuconolactone decarboxylase family protein, translating into MSPHPPYLDKFHPDLYRGLGDVAKQLRKVFPDVDLPTSLIELVNVRVSQLNRCGTCLSIHVPAARRAGVDEYKLDVLPAWREVTAFTEQENAALELAETLTLLPQGRKNGDAALAACEVFAEEQVAALEWAIILINAYNRISIASHHPLLPPRKR; encoded by the coding sequence ATGAGCCCCCACCCGCCCTACCTGGACAAGTTCCACCCCGATCTCTACCGCGGTCTCGGCGACGTCGCCAAGCAGCTGCGGAAGGTCTTCCCGGACGTGGACCTGCCCACCAGCCTCATCGAGCTGGTCAACGTGCGCGTCAGCCAGCTCAACCGCTGCGGGACCTGCCTGTCCATCCACGTGCCCGCCGCCCGGCGCGCCGGGGTGGACGAGTACAAGCTCGACGTCCTGCCGGCCTGGCGGGAGGTCACCGCCTTCACGGAGCAGGAGAACGCCGCCCTCGAGCTGGCGGAGACCCTCACCCTGCTGCCGCAGGGGCGGAAGAACGGTGACGCGGCGTTGGCCGCCTGTGAGGTCTTCGCCGAGGAGCAGGTCGCCGCCCTCGAATGGGCGATCATCCTCATCAACGCCTACAACCGCATCTCCATCGCCTCCCATCATCCGCTGCTCCCGCCGCGGAAGAGGTGA
- a CDS encoding DUF4233 domain-containing protein — MSEQPRPAEYGPLGPGHAPAKDPMKGIRGVMAGTLVLEAITILLSLTVILKVDEGVYWTTFNWVYLTAVGVTHLVLAFLQRFRWALPVNLVLQLCVLAGFFVHPSVGIIAIIFLLVWWYLLHLRSNIIQRMKRGLLTTQHL, encoded by the coding sequence ATGAGCGAGCAGCCCCGGCCCGCCGAGTACGGCCCGCTCGGCCCCGGTCACGCCCCCGCCAAGGATCCGATGAAGGGCATCCGCGGCGTCATGGCCGGCACCCTGGTGCTGGAGGCGATCACGATCCTGCTGTCGCTGACGGTGATCCTCAAGGTCGACGAGGGCGTGTACTGGACGACCTTCAACTGGGTCTACCTCACCGCGGTGGGCGTGACCCATCTCGTGCTGGCCTTCCTGCAGCGCTTCCGCTGGGCCCTGCCCGTGAACCTGGTGCTCCAGCTGTGCGTGCTGGCCGGCTTCTTCGTCCACCCGTCGGTGGGCATCATCGCGATCATCTTCCTCCTCGTGTGGTGGTACCTGCTGCATCTGCGCTCGAACATCATCCAGCGCATGAAGCGCGGACTGCTGACCACCCAGCACCTGTAG
- the folC gene encoding bifunctional tetrahydrofolate synthase/dihydrofolate synthase, with protein sequence MSAQDRDRGRRDDRDNSEEELPANLADDGDLEDLEGADGLDAGGEADLDFGAVEVTESGLSLNIGGEKEHGTGADAPVPRPVTEEDLAALAEVENELNQRWPETKIDPSLERIELLMDLLGNPQRSYPSIHVAGTNGKTSTVRMIESLMRAFHRRTGRTTSPHLQLVTERIGIDGEPIHPADYVRIWREIQPYVEMVDARSDVRMSKFEVLTAIAYAAFADAPVDVAVVEVGMGGTWDATNVISSDVAVVMPVGLDHTDYLGDTIEEIAAEKAGIIKSRRNGSEEPDPLTPPDNVAIVAGQDPAAMRIILERAVSVDAAVARADSEFGVVESTIAVGGQQLKLRGLAGEYDEIFLPLSGEHQARNAAVALAAVEAFFGAGAGRPLDIDTVRRGFAGVTSPGRLERVRTSPTTFVDATHNPHGAAALGQALERDFDFQRLIGVVGVLDDKDAKGILTALEPHLSEIVCTQNSSPRALDAYDLAEYARDIFGEERVHVDDSLPGAYALAVELAEDADVQSGSGVVITGSVVTAGEARTLFGKDPA encoded by the coding sequence ATGTCCGCACAGGACCGGGACCGGGGACGCCGCGACGACCGGGACAACTCCGAGGAGGAGCTGCCCGCCAACCTCGCGGACGACGGGGACCTCGAGGATCTTGAGGGCGCGGACGGCCTCGACGCCGGCGGCGAGGCCGACCTCGACTTCGGTGCCGTGGAGGTCACGGAGTCGGGTCTGAGCCTGAACATCGGCGGCGAGAAGGAGCACGGCACCGGCGCGGACGCCCCCGTCCCCCGTCCGGTGACGGAGGAGGACCTGGCCGCACTCGCCGAGGTCGAGAACGAACTCAACCAGCGCTGGCCGGAGACGAAGATCGACCCGTCGCTGGAGCGCATCGAGCTGCTCATGGATCTGCTGGGCAACCCGCAGCGTTCCTACCCGTCCATCCACGTCGCCGGCACCAACGGCAAGACCTCGACGGTGCGGATGATCGAGTCGCTCATGCGCGCCTTCCACCGCCGCACGGGGCGCACCACCAGCCCGCACCTGCAGCTGGTCACCGAGCGCATCGGCATTGACGGTGAACCCATCCACCCGGCCGACTACGTGCGCATCTGGCGGGAGATCCAGCCGTACGTGGAGATGGTCGACGCCCGCTCGGACGTGCGCATGTCCAAGTTCGAGGTGCTCACCGCCATCGCCTACGCCGCGTTCGCCGACGCGCCCGTCGACGTCGCCGTCGTCGAGGTCGGTATGGGAGGCACGTGGGACGCGACCAACGTGATCTCGTCCGACGTCGCCGTGGTCATGCCCGTCGGGCTCGACCACACGGACTACCTCGGCGACACGATCGAGGAGATCGCCGCGGAGAAGGCCGGCATCATCAAGTCCCGCCGGAACGGCAGCGAGGAGCCCGACCCGCTCACCCCGCCGGACAACGTCGCCATCGTCGCCGGACAGGACCCGGCCGCGATGCGGATCATCCTCGAACGCGCCGTGAGCGTCGACGCCGCCGTGGCCCGCGCCGACTCCGAGTTCGGGGTGGTGGAGTCCACCATCGCCGTCGGCGGCCAGCAGCTGAAACTGCGCGGGCTGGCCGGCGAGTACGACGAGATCTTCCTGCCCCTGTCGGGTGAGCACCAGGCCCGCAACGCGGCGGTGGCCCTGGCGGCCGTCGAGGCGTTCTTCGGCGCTGGGGCGGGCCGCCCGCTGGACATCGACACCGTCCGCCGCGGCTTCGCGGGCGTGACCTCACCGGGGCGCCTGGAGCGGGTGCGCACCTCGCCGACGACGTTCGTCGACGCCACGCACAACCCCCACGGCGCGGCGGCCCTCGGGCAGGCGCTGGAGCGCGACTTCGACTTCCAGCGGCTGATCGGGGTGGTCGGCGTGCTCGACGACAAGGACGCGAAGGGAATTCTCACCGCGCTGGAGCCGCACCTGAGCGAGATCGTGTGCACGCAGAATTCGAGTCCCCGGGCACTCGACGCGTACGATCTGGCGGAGTACGCCCGGGACATCTTCGGGGAGGAACGCGTCCACGTCGACGACTCCCTGCCGGGCGCCTACGCGCTGGCCGTGGAGCTGGCGGAGGACGCCGACGTCCAGTCCGGTTCCGGCGTCGTGATCACCGGTTCCGTCGTCACCGCCGGCGAAGCCAGAACCCTGTTCGGAAAGGACCCCGCATGA